In one window of Nicotiana tabacum cultivar K326 chromosome 12, ASM71507v2, whole genome shotgun sequence DNA:
- the LOC107771182 gene encoding catalase isozyme 3: MDPYKYRPSSANNSPFMTTNSGAPVWNNNSSMTVGTRGPILLEDYHLVEKLANFDRERIPERVVHARGASAKGFFEVTHDITHLTCADFLRAPGVQTPVIVRFSTVIHERGSPETLRDPRGFAVKFYTREGNFDLVGNNFPVFFIRDGMKFPDMVHALKPNPKSHIQENWRILDFFSHHPESLHMFSFLFDDLGVPQDYRHMEGSGVNTYMLINKAGKAHYVKFHWKPTCGVKCLLEEEAIKVGGANHSHATKDLYDSIAAGNYPEWKLFIQIIDPDHEDRFDFDPLDVTKTWPEDILPLQPVGRLVLNKNIDNFFAENEQLAFCPAIVVPGVYYSDDKLLQTRIFSYSDTQRHRLGPNYLQLPANAPKCAHHNNHHEGFMNFMHRDEEVNYFPSRFDPCRHAEQHPIPPRVLTGKRDKCIIEKENNFKQPGERYRSWAPDRQERFICRWVDALSDPRVTHEIRSIWISYWSQADKTLGQKIASRLNVRPTM, from the exons TATCGTCCTTCAAGCGCTAACAATTCCCCCTTCATGACAACTAATTCTGGTGCTCCTGTGTGGAACAACAACTCTTCCATGACTGTTGGAACTAGAG GGCCAATTCTTCTTGAGGATTATCATCTGGTGGAGAAGCTTGCCAATTTTGATCGTGAGCGAATTCCGGAGCGCGTTGTTCATGCCAGAGGTGCCAGCGCCAAGGGTTTCTTTGAGGTCACACATGATATTACCCATCTTACATGTGCTGATTTTCTCCGAGCTCCTGGGGTCCAGACACCTGTTATTGTGAGGTTCTCTACTGTTATCCATGAGCGTGGAAGCCCTGAAACCCTCAGGGACCCCAGAGGATTTGCTGTAAAATTTTACACCAGAGAG GGCAACTTTGATTTGGTTGGAAACAACTTCCCCGTCTTCTTTATCCGCGATGGGATGAAGTTCCCTGACATGGTTCATGCACTGAAACCAAATCCAAAGTCCCACATTCAGGAGAACTGGAGGATCCTTGATTTCTTCTCTCATCATCCAGAAAGTCTGCATATGTTCTCCTTCCTGTTTGATGATCTCGGTGTTCCACAAGATTACAGGCACATGGAAGGTTCCGGTGTTAATACCTACATGTTGATCAACAAAGCTGGGAAAGCACATTATGTGAAGTTCCATTGGAAGCCAACTTGTGGAGTCAAGTGCTTGTTGGAGGAAGAAGCTATTAAGGTAGGAGGAGCGAATCATAGTCACGCCACCAAGGATCTCTATGATTCAATTGCTGCTGGAAACTATCCAGAGTGGAAACTGTTCATCCAAATTATCGATCCTGATCATGAAGACAGATTTGACTTTGACCCCCTAGATGTAACCAAGACCTGGCCTGAGGACATCTTGCCATTGCAGCCAGTTGGTCGCTTGGTATTGAATAAGAATATCGATAACTTCTTTGCAGAGAATGAGCAGCTTGCCTTTTGCCCTGCCATTGTTGTCCCTGGTGTTTACTATTCGGATGACAAGCTTCTCCAGACTAGGATATTCTCATATTCTGATACCCAGAGACACCGTCTTGGGCCAAACTATCTGCAGCTCCCAGCTAACGCTCCCAAGTGTGCTCATCACAATAATCACCATGAAGGTTTCATGAATTTCATGCACCGTGATGAAGAG GTCAACTATTTCCCCTCAAGGTTTGATCCTTGTCGTCATGCAGAACAACATCCAATTCCTCCTCGTGTCTTGACAGGAAAGCGCGACAAG TGCATCATTGAAAAAGAGAACAACTTCAAGCAGCCGGGAGAGAGATACAGATCTTGGGCACCGGACAG GCAAGAAAGATTTATCTGCAGATGGGTTGATGCTCTATCCGATCCTCGAGTCACTCATGAGATACGCAGTATCTGGATTTCATACTGGTCACAG GCTGACAAAACTCTTGGTCAGAAGATTGCGTCCCGTCTCAATGTAAGGCCCACAATGTGA